The genomic region ATTCCCTTGGGGTAGTGGTTGATGATCCGGCTGAACTACGGGCGTTGGCCAATGAATTCTATCACAATCTGTACACTTCGGAGGGTGTACAAAACATGGATGCAGTACTTGATCATGTTCCGAGGAAGGTGTCAGCAGAGATGAATGCCTCATTGTGTGCCCCTTATACGAATGAGGAGGTTAAGATCGCCCTCTTTCAGATGTTTCCAACAAAAGCGCCGGGGCCCGATGGTTTCCCGGCTCATTTTTACCAAAGACACTGGGATGTGTGTGGAGAGGAGGTAACAAAAATTATCTTGAGTATTGTCCGGGGGGAGGAGAGTCCGGAATGCATCAATGATACGGTTTTGGTGCTCATACCCAAGGTAACAAGCCCCACTGCTTTATCTCAGTATAGACCTATCAGTTTGTGCAATGTGTTATACAAGATAGCATCCAAGGTAATTGCAAATAGACTGAAACTCATTCTGCCAGACATTATCTCTGAGGAGCAGTCCGCTTTCGTTCCCGGAAGGTTAATTACTGACAATATAATTTCAGCTTATGAGTGTCTGCACTTTATGAAGCGgtctagatcaaaatcaaataatTTTTGTGCACTGAAattggacatgatgaaggcctatgcTCGGGTAGAGTGGACATATCTGAGGGCTATCATGACTAAACTTGGGTTTGCAGGACAGTGGATTGATACTGTGATGAGCATGGTGTCTTCGGTATCTTTCTCGGTAATGTTCAACGGAGAGAAGCTCGAATCGTTCCAACCATCGAGAGGAATCCGACAAGAAGATCCAATCTCCCcctacttattcttgattgcagcagagggcctttcgtgcctccttaaATCAAGTTCTTCGTCATCGTTTGCAGGTATTCAAGTGGCCCCAACGGCTCCCACCGTTAACCACTTGttgtttgcagatgatagcctgTTGCTATTCAAGGCCAACGTAGAGGGTGCAGGTGTGGCATCAAACTTGCTCGAGACCTACTGCGCAGCTTCGGGGCAGAGAATCAATCATGAGAAGTCTTCAATTTTCTTCAGTAAGTCGTGTCAGGCCACGTTGAAGGAATCAATAAAAAACACCTTGCATGTGCACAAGGAGACTTTGAATGAACGCTATCTAGGCATGCCAACCGATGTGGGACGTTCGAAAAATGGCACGTTCAAATACTTGAGAGACCGGGTGTGGGAGAAGATCAAAGGATGGATGGAGAAGCTGTTGTCCTCAGCAGGTAAAGAAGTGTTAATCAAGGCTGTGGCCCAAGCGATACCAGTCTATTCTATGTCCTGTTTCAGGTTGCCAAGAGGCCTTTGTGAAAATATAACCTCAATCATACAACAGTTTTGGTGGGGAAGCAAGCAGGGGAGAAGAAAGCCCGCATGGGTGGCTTGGGATATTATGACAAGCCCGAAGAGTTTGGGAGGATTGGGATTTCGGGATATGGAGATCTTCAACTTAGCTCTACTAGCACGGCAAGCGTGGAGGCTGCTAACGGGGGAACTGAGCTTAAGTGCCAGGATTTTAAAAGCTGTTTATTTCCCGGAGGTTTCTATTCTTGAGGCGGAGCTTGGGTCACACCCTTCTCAGGTTTGGCGCTCGATCATTGACGGTCGGGATGTTTTGATACAGGGTACTGTGAAGAGGATTGGAGATGGCGAGTCCACTTATATCTGGAGACACAATTGGATACCGAGGGAGGGAGTAAGAAGACCTATCACATCGCTAACGCAAAACCCTCCGATCATGGTCTCCGAGCTTATAGATAGTACCACGGCATCGTGGAAAGAGGAGCTGATTCGAGCAACCTTTGCTCGGTTTGATGCCGACGATATTCTGAAGATACCACTGTGTACTCGCAAGGTTGCGGACTTTTGGGCTTGGCAGGAAGAACCAAGAGGAAATTTCAGTGTTCGGTCCTGTTACCGCATGATCCTCAGAACAAAGCATGAGCGGGAGGCCTGGCTGAGCGGAGAAGCGGGAACTTCTATTGTGCAGCAGGAGGCGGACAAGTGGAGTACTATTTGGCACATGCAGGTTCCATCGAAACTACGCATGTTCGTTTGGAGATTGGCGAGAAACTCCATGCCCACTATTGATTTACTCAAACACCGCAATATGGCCACCGAGGACAAATGCCCTTTGTGCGGGGCGGTTGACTCTTGGAGACATGCACTCTTTATGTGTCCGATGTCAAGCAGCGTTTGGGCCTTAGCTCCGGAGGAGTTGGTTCATCATCTCGTGGACAGAGTGGAAGAACACCCCAAGGATTGGCTTTTTGCTATGAGTGGAGTGTTGAACGGAGATATGCTTGCACACATGATTGTTATTATGTGGGCAATTTGGCGAGCAAGAAGGAAAGCGATCTATGAGGACATCTTCCAATCACCGCAATCTACTTATGGATTTATCACAAGCTTTCTTGATGACTTGAGATATATTAAGGCAAGTGAACCTCGGAGGACCGTAGTCAAAGCTGCAAGACCAACCCAGTGGCAGGCTCCGGCCACGGGATGCGTGAAGATCAATGTGGACGCGGCCGCACCAAGGCAAGCCCGTTTCGGGGCTGTGGGTGCAATCTGCAGAAGTTTAGATGGTCTGTTTTTGGGAGCTTCGGCGCTGATCATAGAGCATATTGGGGACCCGGAAACGCTGGAGGCCATGGCGATCAGAGAAGGCCTTGCACTTGCGGAGGACTTGTACCAAAGGCGCATTCATGTTGCATCGGATTGCAAGAAGGCAGTAGACTCTCTGAAAAAGGAGGACGCATCTCCATATGGTGCTATTGTGCATGAAATATTAAGCCATTCTGCAACTTTTGATATGTGTAGGTTTagccatgagtttaggagctcaaaTTATGAAGCTCACAACTTAGCGAAGCATGCTTTATCTTTCGGGGGTGGCCGCCGTGTATGGTTAGGCCATCCCGGAGATCTttctttcgtccctgtaaacattgtgacgaatcAATAAAAAGCTTCGTgtgttgtctcaaaaaaaaaaccagcaggaggcggcggaggcctgcGTTCATTGATCCCCTTTGACCCCGACTCCCACTCCAATTCGATTTCATCTTCCCACCCAACACGGATCGATCGTGCCAATCCACCCAATAAATCCATCCACGCACACACCCGCCGAGACGAAGCAAAGATTTGTGATCCATCCCGCTTGAACAAGGCAATCGATTTGTGATCCGATGGCCGATTACGGCTATcccgacggcggcggcgaagagaAGGACATGCAGTGGCCACCGGCTCCTCCCGCCTACGGCTAccccgacgacgacggcggcggcaagcGGCCGCCCTTCGTCCTCATCGATCCAAAGGCCTACTTCGCCGACCGCAAGAACGCCACCACCGCCTTCTGCGATATGAAGGCCCCCAAGCTCAAGGGCCGACTCCAGGTCACCTTctgcgccgtcgccccgccgctcGTCTCCTACTTCTGCGTCCACGCCACCCACATGGACCACACCGAGTTCGCCGTATCGCCCTTCATCGTGGCCACCGAGACCGACGGCGGCCTCGTCCTCCTATGCGTCGTCGCCGGTAAGCATCCAACCGATGCCCAGCTTCTCCGAAATCGCCAATACTTCGTCTACGACGCCTGCGACTGCCAACTTTACCACCTCCCGCACCCTGGCCCCCAACACGAAATCAACGGCTTCTCGCTCGCCATCATGCGCGAGCCCAACAAAGGCACCGGCACCTGCAACCTACACCCCCATGGACAGGCAGAGTTCGGTCACTTCGTCGTTGCCGCACAAGCTCGCTTTTTCTGGGGTAAAGAATCTCCTCAGCTCTGCATCTATCACTCTGCTACCAAGACCTGGAGCAAGAAGCCGGTGGTGATAGATTCATCTCCACAAAAACACTCCACAACCAAGACATTCACCATTGGAGGACCCAAGGGCACCGTGGCCTGGGTGGATCTCTGCCGCAACATCATCTTCTGCGACGTGCTTGCCGAACGCCCCAAGCTCAGCTGCCTGAATCTGCCACCGCCCCTCAGGCCCCGCCCCAACGTCGGGGCTGGCGATCCAAGGTCTCATCGCAACATTGCGGTCCTTGGCAACACCATCAAGTATGTCGAGATGCTGCCTCACCCCGACAGAAGCTCCTCTACACACCCCTCCCATCGTTGGGAGGTCGCGGCATGGAGCATCCAGAAGGCAAATCGGTCCTGGCCCAAGGACTGGCACACCGAATGCAACCTCGATTCCACCCATATAAGGGTTGATTCTGGTACCACAGCGGCTGCCCTCCCAACCTTGTCGACTCTCCACGTTGGCCTGCCCACCGTCAGCCTGCAGAATGATGCCATTATTTACTTGCTCGCCAAGATTGACTACCGCCAAAGCGAACACACAGCATGGGTGCTTGCTGTTGACATGCAGACCAAGACTGTCACGCAAGTGGCTGAGTTTTGCGCCGAGAGGACTCTTGGTTTAGCCTTGGGCTTCGACGCAAGTAGCATCTCGGCATATCTCCAAACTGCTCCAGGTAACTGACTGTACTTTATTTTCACCCCTGCCTCGCTCTCTGTTACTTCCAGCGATACATGCTAAACTACCAGATTAATCCATGTTCTTCCTGGTGGAGTTGGTGACGGCATCGTCATTTCACACA from Triticum aestivum cultivar Chinese Spring chromosome 4A, IWGSC CS RefSeq v2.1, whole genome shotgun sequence harbors:
- the LOC123082477 gene encoding uncharacterized protein, whose protein sequence is MADYGYPDGGGEEKDMQWPPAPPAYGYPDDDGGGKRPPFVLIDPKAYFADRKNATTAFCDMKAPKLKGRLQVTFCAVAPPLVSYFCVHATHMDHTEFAVSPFIVATETDGGLVLLCVVAGKHPTDAQLLRNRQYFVYDACDCQLYHLPHPGPQHEINGFSLAIMREPNKGTGTCNLHPHGQAEFGHFVVAAQARFFWGKESPQLCIYHSATKTWSKKPVVIDSSPQKHSTTKTFTIGGPKGTVAWVDLCRNIIFCDVLAERPKLSCLNLPPPLRPRPNVGAGDPRSHRNIAVLGNTIKYVEMLPHPDRSSSTHPSHRWEVAAWSIQKANRSWPKDWHTECNLDSTHIRVDSGTTAAALPTLSTLHVGLPTVSLQNDAIIYLLAKIDYRQSEHTAWVLAVDMQTKTVTQVAEFCAERTLGLALGFDASSISAYLQTAPGTQRIPKRPGVPLMKCPSKKQSKDA